A genomic region of Lagenorhynchus albirostris chromosome 18, mLagAlb1.1, whole genome shotgun sequence contains the following coding sequences:
- the CDC16 gene encoding cell division cycle protein 16 homolog isoform X4: MNLERLRKRVRQYLDQQQYQSALFWADKVASLSHEEPQDIYWLAQCLYLTAQYHRAAHALRSRKLDKLYEACRYLAARCHFAAKEHQQALDILDLEEPISKRLFGKCLKDESSLKDPSSDWEMSQSSIKSSICLLRGKIYDALDNRTLATYSYKEALKLDVYCFEAFDLLTSHHMLTAQEEKELLESLPLSKLCTEEQELLRFLFENKLKKYNKPSETVIPESVDGLQENLDVVVSLAERHYYNCDFKMCYKLTSVVMEKDPFHANCLPVHIGTLVELNKANELFYLSHKLVDLYPSNPVSWFAVGCYYLMVGHKNEHARRYLSKATTLEKTYGPAWIAYGHSFAVESEHDQAMAAYFTAAQLMKGCHLPMLYIGLEYGLTNNSKLAERFFGQALSIAPEDPFVMHEVGVVAFQNGEWKTAEKWFLDALEKIKAIGNEVTVDKWEPLLNNLGHVCRKLKKYAEALDYHRQALVLIPQNASTYSAIGYIHSLMGNFENAVDYFHTEQTSKTN; encoded by the exons ATGAACCTGGAGCGGCTGCGGAAGCGCGTCCGGCAGTACCTGGACCAG CAGCAGTATCAGAGTGCTCTATTTTGGGCAGATAAAGTAGCCTCACTCTCTCATG AGGAACCCCAGGACATTTACTGGTTGGCTCAGTGTCTTTACCTGACAGCCCAGTATCATAGAGCAGCTCATGCACTTCGGTCACGAAAACTGGACAAA TTGTATGAAGCATGTCGCTACCTTGCAGCTAGATGCCAT TTTGCTGCAAAAGAACACCAGCAGGCTCTTGACATTCTTGATCTGGAGGAGCCGATCAGCAAAAGACTGTTTGGGAAATGCTTGAAGGATGAAAGTAGCTTGAAAGACCCCTCCAGTGACTGGGAAATGTCACAGTCCTCA ATAAAGAGTTCTATTTGTCTTTTACGAGGAAAAATCTATGATGCTCTAGATAACCGAACCCTCGCTACTTACAGCTATAAAGAAGCTTTGAAGCTTGACGTCTACTGCTTTGAAGCATTTGATCTTTTAACGTCACACCACATGTTGACAGCCCAAGAAG aaaaagaacttCTTGAATCACTACCTCTTAGCAAGCTCTGTACTGAAGAACAGGAATTGCTACGTTTTCTATTTGAGAACAAATTGAAAAAG TATAATAAACCTAGTGAAACTGTTATCCCCGAGTCTGTAGATGGTTTGCAGGAGAATCTGGATGTGGTCGTGTCTTTAGCTGAAAGACATTATtataactgtgattttaaaatgtgctacAAGCTGACTTCTGT AGTAATGGAAAAAGATCCTTTCCATGCAAATTGTTTACCTGTACATATAGGGACACTTGTGGAGCTGAATAAAGCAAATG AACTTTTCTATCTTTCTCATAAATTGGTGGATTTATATCCTAGTAATCCT GTGTCTTGGTTTGCAGTGGGGTGCTATTATCTCATGGTCGGTCATAAAAATGAACATGCCAGAAGATATCTCAG CAAAGCTACGACGCTGGAGAAGACCTACGGGCCGGCATGGATCGCTTACGGGCATTCGTTCGCAGTTGAGAGTGAACATGACCAAGCGATGGCTGCTTACTTCACGGCAGCGCAGCTGATGAAAGG gTGTCATTTGCCAATGCTTTATATTGGATTAGAATATGGATTGACCAATAACTCAAAATTGGCTGAAAGATTCTTTGGCCAAGCTCTAAGCATCGCACCAGAAGACCCTTTTGTTATGCATGAGGTTGGCGTGGTCGCATTTCAAAATGGAGA ATGGAAAACAGCGGAAAAATGGTTTCTCGAtgctttggaaaaaattaaagcaattggGAATGAG GTAACAGTTGACAAATGGGAACCTTTGTTGAACAACTTGGGCCATGTCTGCAGAAAACTTAA GAAGTATGCTGAAGCCTTGGACTACCACCGGCAGGCACTGGTGTTGATTCCTCAGAATGCGTCCACCTATTCTGCCATAGGGTATATCCATAGTCTGATGGGCAACTTTGAAAATGCCGTGGACTATTTCCACACA